From Cellulomonas fimi ATCC 484, a single genomic window includes:
- a CDS encoding AI-2E family transporter, translating to MSDTTGTGTRGFGPATSPAARKVAGARRNPSVYGVEHTAPHWLRVMAGVSWRLLVVIAAVALVFFATSRVQLLFIAVFLAFVFTAVLRPIVDVLSRVMWRGLATALAILGGILFFVGLLTYIGYSIANQWSDLTVQFGDGIGQITDFLENGPLPFSITNEQIAEWIGNAQQWVQDHAGDLASQVAAGAGSVVEIFTALALAIFCTVFFLARGQEMWTWFLNQLPMRFRETWKVAGGAGWYTFSGYTRGTVIIAVTDGLLAFILLTILRVPLSAPLAVLVMIGAFIPLIGAPAAMIVAMIVALAANGLWSAAIVGIGIALIGQFEGHILQPLVMGKQVSLHPVVVALAVTAGTLTAGILGAVIAVPLVSVVWAIFSRLRTLDPPMDEDEADDEVAPVDAADETEGAPAHG from the coding sequence ATGTCCGACACGACGGGCACCGGGACGAGGGGCTTCGGCCCGGCGACGAGCCCTGCCGCGCGCAAGGTGGCAGGGGCGCGCCGGAACCCGAGCGTCTACGGGGTCGAGCACACCGCGCCGCACTGGCTGCGGGTCATGGCGGGCGTGTCGTGGCGGCTGCTCGTGGTGATCGCGGCCGTCGCGCTCGTGTTCTTCGCCACGTCACGGGTGCAGCTGCTGTTCATCGCGGTGTTCCTCGCGTTCGTGTTCACGGCGGTGCTGCGGCCGATCGTCGACGTCCTGTCGCGCGTGATGTGGCGCGGGCTCGCGACGGCGCTCGCGATCCTCGGCGGCATCCTGTTCTTCGTCGGGCTGCTCACGTACATCGGCTACTCGATCGCGAACCAGTGGTCCGACCTGACGGTGCAGTTCGGGGACGGCATCGGCCAGATCACGGACTTCCTCGAGAACGGGCCGCTGCCGTTCAGCATCACGAACGAGCAGATCGCGGAGTGGATCGGCAACGCCCAGCAGTGGGTGCAGGACCACGCGGGTGACCTCGCGTCGCAGGTCGCCGCGGGGGCCGGGTCGGTCGTCGAGATCTTCACCGCGCTCGCGCTCGCGATCTTCTGCACGGTGTTCTTCCTCGCCCGCGGGCAGGAGATGTGGACCTGGTTCCTCAACCAGCTGCCCATGCGGTTCCGGGAGACGTGGAAGGTCGCGGGCGGTGCCGGGTGGTACACGTTCTCCGGCTACACGCGCGGCACCGTCATCATCGCGGTCACCGACGGCCTGCTCGCCTTCATCCTGCTGACGATCCTGCGCGTGCCGCTGTCGGCGCCGCTCGCGGTGCTCGTGATGATCGGTGCGTTCATCCCGCTGATCGGCGCGCCCGCCGCGATGATCGTCGCGATGATCGTCGCTCTCGCCGCGAACGGGCTGTGGTCGGCGGCGATCGTCGGCATCGGCATCGCGCTCATCGGGCAGTTCGAGGGGCACATCCTGCAGCCGCTCGTGATGGGCAAGCAGGTGTCCCTGCACCCGGTGGTCGTCGCGCTCGCCGTCACGGCGGGCACGCTCACGGCCGGCATCCTCGGTGCCGTCATCGCGGTCCCGCTCGTGTCTGTGGTGTGGGCGATCTTCTCCCGGCTGCGCACGCTCGACCCGCCGATGGACGAGGACGAGGCGGACGACGAGGTGGCACCGGTCGACGCGGCCGACGAGACCGAGGGCGCGCCGGCCCACGGCTGA
- a CDS encoding dihydrodipicolinate synthase family protein — protein MLGPLAAYLPTPRTPDGGVAPDVLAALADAAVGAGVDGVAVLGSTGGFAYLDGGDRARVARATVEAVAGRVPVVCGIGALTTADVLGHAEAARVAGVDAVLLPTTSYLPLTAAEARVLYRDVAAAAEVPLWVYHNPRTTGLDLTVDELVDIASLPGVGGLKDRGLDADDVRTRCAALRAGVPEGVEVGFSGDALGAQALLAGARTWHSGLAGVLPGPWVATAAAAVAGDRAQVDAWTARLAPLTDLGARWGAMRLAGLVARHVGLDLGPLPAPLLEPPADVRAAVDAAVESALA, from the coding sequence ATGCTGGGACCCCTCGCCGCGTACCTGCCCACCCCGCGCACCCCGGACGGGGGCGTCGCGCCCGACGTTCTGGCGGCGCTCGCGGACGCCGCGGTCGGTGCGGGCGTCGACGGCGTCGCGGTGCTCGGCTCGACCGGCGGCTTCGCGTACCTGGACGGCGGTGACCGGGCCCGCGTCGCGCGCGCGACGGTCGAGGCGGTCGCGGGCCGGGTGCCCGTCGTGTGCGGCATCGGCGCGCTGACGACGGCCGACGTGCTCGGCCACGCCGAGGCGGCCCGCGTCGCGGGAGTGGATGCGGTGCTGCTGCCGACGACGTCGTACCTGCCGCTCACGGCGGCGGAGGCCCGGGTGCTCTACCGCGACGTCGCCGCCGCCGCCGAGGTGCCGCTGTGGGTCTACCACAACCCCCGCACGACGGGCCTGGATCTCACGGTCGACGAGCTCGTCGACATCGCGTCGCTGCCCGGTGTCGGCGGCCTCAAGGACCGCGGGCTCGACGCCGACGACGTCCGCACCCGCTGCGCGGCGCTCCGCGCGGGCGTGCCGGAGGGTGTCGAGGTCGGCTTCAGCGGCGACGCGCTCGGTGCGCAGGCGCTGCTCGCGGGTGCCCGCACGTGGCACAGCGGCCTCGCGGGCGTGCTGCCCGGGCCGTGGGTCGCGACGGCCGCGGCCGCGGTCGCCGGAGACCGCGCACAGGTCGACGCGTGGACGGCTCGTCTGGCCCCGCTCACCGACCTCGGCGCGCGCTGGGGCGCGATGCGCCTGGCCGGGCTCGTCGCGCGGCACGTCGGCCTGGACCTCGGACCGCTGCCCGCTCCGCTGCTGGAGCCGCCCGCCGACGTGCGTGCCGCCGTCGACGCCGCGGTGGAGTCGGCGCTGGCCTGA
- a CDS encoding YbaK/EbsC family protein: MLGTLTWVRALDRPDLLAAPVHAALTAWVAADAEVADAVLVTEIDPDLADTAALTAAYDLPPAASANCVLVAGRRAGEERVAAAVVRATTRADVNATVKRLLDVRKASFLPTDRAVEESGMEYGGITPLGLPAGYRVLVDARVVVDDPDAGGTVVVGSGVRRSKVALPGALLARAPGVEVVDGLGLD; encoded by the coding sequence GTGCTGGGCACCCTCACCTGGGTGCGCGCCCTCGACCGCCCCGACCTGCTCGCCGCGCCGGTGCACGCCGCCCTGACGGCCTGGGTCGCGGCGGACGCCGAGGTCGCGGACGCGGTGCTCGTGACCGAGATCGACCCGGACCTCGCCGACACCGCAGCCCTGACCGCCGCCTACGACCTGCCCCCGGCGGCGTCGGCGAACTGCGTGCTCGTCGCGGGCCGACGCGCCGGCGAGGAGCGGGTCGCGGCCGCGGTGGTGCGGGCGACGACACGCGCCGACGTCAACGCGACCGTCAAGCGGCTGCTGGACGTGCGCAAGGCGTCGTTCCTGCCGACCGACCGCGCCGTCGAGGAGTCGGGGATGGAGTACGGCGGCATCACGCCCCTCGGCCTGCCCGCCGGCTACCGGGTGCTCGTCGACGCGCGCGTCGTCGTCGACGACCCGGACGCGGGTGGCACCGTCGTCGTCGGCAGCGGCGTGCGCCGCTCGAAGGTCGCCCTGCCGGGCGCGCTGCTCGCCCGGGCGCCCGGGGTCGAGGTGGTCGACGGGCTCGGGCTCGACTGA
- a CDS encoding error-prone DNA polymerase — translation MTERPPFPPRYAELHAHSAFSFLDGASQPEELAAEAARLGLEALALTDHDGLYGVVRFSQAAKAVGMPTVFGSELHLPAPDGRRHPHETTRATPGLPVLDLPTGVPDPRASHLLVLARGPDGYRALSRSIAEAHLRTQEKGAADYRLEELAANAAGQWLVLTGCRKGSVRRALAGGDPSGVAGVVPGGPEAARAELDRLVALFGRDNVAVEVTASADPYDSERADALAVLAADAGLPLVATGNVHYATPRDADLAAALAAVRARTSVEELDGWLPAAPVAHLRSATEMLALHRRHPSAVGTAAALAAECAFDLSLVAPQLPPYPVPDGHTEATWLRELVRQGALELYGPPDAERVPGAYAQLEHELRVIEDLGFPGYFLVVYDLVKFCRDHGILAQGRGSAANSAVCYALRVTAVDAVRHGLLFERFLAPERDGPPDIDVDIESARREEVIQYVFAKHGRSHAAQVANVISYRPRSAIRDAARALGYDAGQQDAWAKSIERWGSLRPPQPPSSPPTDRSPDRAAAVATVRDERRRAKASMWGSTYEPPPVLTRVTAPARSPKGTEVPGMATSDGHDVVPALLPPAASDLDEIPEHVVDLADRFLRLPRHLGIHSGGMVMCDRPVIEVCPVEWARMPGRTVLQWDKEDCADAGLVKFDLLGLGMLTALRLAFTDVEKHEGQTLDLHALPAEDPRVYDLLSAADTVGVFQVESRAQMGTLPRLQPRTFYDIVIEVALIRPGPIQGNSVHPYIERAHGRQAVTYLHPLLEKSLAKTKGVPLFQEQLMQMAIDVADFTPAEADQLRRAMGSKRSTERMEALKGRLMSGMATHGIGPDVGEQIYEKLRAFADFGFPESHAYSFAFLVYASAWLKVYHPAAFYAGLLAAQPMGFYSPQSLAADARRHGIEILRPDVQASDVQACVERTGPTPPGGEPLLVPAPSGTGPAVAVGVRTGTDAPVPRSLAVRLGLASVRSVGEDVAQRLVDERRAHGPFADLRDLVRRVRLSTAQLEALATAGALDSLGGTRREALWAAGALAQEGPDTLPGVSVGVAAPMLPGLSDVEAATADVWATGVSVDSYPTQFVREGLDAAGVLRVVDAYSHETGRRVAVAGVVTHRQRPGTAGGVTFLSLEDETGLLNIVCSAGLWQRFRRVARTSRALVVRGRLERSDGATNLVAEHLGVLSLKVRTTSRDFR, via the coding sequence ATGACTGAGCGCCCGCCCTTCCCGCCCCGGTACGCCGAGCTGCACGCGCACTCCGCGTTCAGCTTCCTCGACGGTGCCAGCCAGCCCGAGGAGCTCGCCGCCGAGGCCGCGCGGCTCGGGCTCGAGGCGCTCGCGCTGACCGACCACGACGGGCTGTACGGGGTGGTGCGGTTCTCGCAGGCCGCCAAGGCCGTCGGCATGCCGACGGTGTTCGGCTCCGAGCTGCACCTGCCCGCCCCCGACGGTCGCCGTCACCCGCACGAGACGACCCGCGCGACCCCCGGCCTGCCGGTCCTCGACCTGCCGACGGGCGTCCCCGACCCGCGTGCGTCCCACCTGCTCGTCCTCGCCCGCGGACCGGACGGGTACCGCGCGCTGTCCCGGTCCATCGCCGAGGCGCACCTGCGCACGCAGGAGAAGGGCGCCGCGGACTACCGGCTGGAGGAGCTCGCCGCGAACGCCGCCGGGCAGTGGCTCGTGCTCACCGGCTGCCGCAAGGGGTCGGTGCGCCGCGCGCTCGCGGGCGGTGACCCGTCGGGTGTGGCCGGCGTCGTCCCCGGCGGGCCCGAGGCCGCGCGCGCCGAGCTCGACCGGCTCGTCGCGCTGTTCGGCCGGGACAACGTGGCGGTCGAGGTCACCGCGTCGGCCGACCCGTACGACTCCGAGCGGGCCGACGCGCTCGCCGTGCTCGCGGCCGACGCCGGTCTGCCGCTCGTCGCGACAGGCAACGTGCACTACGCGACGCCGCGCGACGCGGACCTCGCGGCGGCGCTCGCGGCGGTGCGCGCCCGCACGTCCGTCGAGGAGCTCGACGGCTGGCTGCCCGCCGCGCCGGTCGCGCACCTGCGGTCGGCGACCGAGATGCTCGCGCTGCACCGGCGCCACCCGTCGGCGGTGGGGACGGCCGCGGCGCTCGCGGCGGAGTGCGCGTTCGACCTGTCGCTCGTCGCGCCGCAGCTCCCGCCGTACCCGGTCCCGGACGGGCACACCGAGGCGACGTGGCTGCGCGAGCTCGTCCGGCAGGGCGCGCTCGAGCTGTACGGGCCGCCCGACGCCGAGCGTGTGCCCGGCGCGTACGCGCAGCTCGAGCACGAGCTGCGGGTCATCGAGGACCTCGGGTTCCCCGGGTACTTCCTCGTCGTCTACGACCTGGTGAAGTTCTGCCGCGACCACGGGATCCTCGCGCAGGGCCGCGGGTCCGCCGCGAACTCGGCGGTCTGCTACGCGCTGCGCGTCACCGCCGTCGACGCGGTCCGGCACGGCCTGCTGTTCGAGCGCTTCCTCGCGCCCGAGCGGGACGGGCCGCCGGACATCGACGTCGACATCGAGTCCGCGCGCCGCGAGGAGGTCATCCAGTACGTCTTCGCGAAGCACGGCCGGTCGCACGCCGCGCAGGTCGCGAACGTCATCTCCTACCGGCCGCGGTCCGCGATCCGCGACGCCGCGCGCGCGCTCGGGTACGACGCGGGGCAGCAGGACGCGTGGGCGAAGTCGATCGAGCGGTGGGGCAGCCTGCGCCCGCCGCAGCCTCCGTCGTCGCCCCCGACCGACCGCTCGCCGGACCGTGCGGCCGCGGTCGCGACCGTGCGCGACGAGCGGCGGCGCGCGAAGGCGTCGATGTGGGGCAGCACCTACGAGCCGCCGCCCGTGCTCACCCGCGTGACTGCCCCGGCGCGGTCGCCCAAGGGCACCGAGGTGCCGGGCATGGCGACGTCCGACGGGCACGACGTCGTCCCCGCGCTGCTGCCGCCGGCGGCGAGCGACCTCGACGAGATCCCCGAGCACGTCGTCGACCTCGCCGACCGGTTCCTGCGGCTGCCGCGCCACCTCGGCATCCACTCGGGCGGCATGGTGATGTGCGACCGCCCGGTCATCGAGGTGTGTCCCGTGGAGTGGGCGCGCATGCCGGGTCGCACGGTCCTGCAGTGGGACAAGGAGGACTGCGCCGACGCGGGGCTGGTGAAGTTCGACCTGCTCGGGCTCGGGATGCTCACGGCGCTGCGGCTCGCGTTCACCGACGTCGAGAAGCACGAGGGGCAGACGCTCGACCTGCACGCGCTGCCCGCGGAGGACCCGCGCGTCTACGACCTGCTGAGCGCCGCCGACACCGTCGGGGTGTTCCAGGTGGAGTCCCGCGCGCAGATGGGCACCCTGCCCCGTCTGCAGCCGCGCACGTTCTACGACATCGTCATCGAGGTCGCGCTCATCCGCCCCGGCCCGATCCAGGGCAACTCCGTGCACCCGTACATCGAGCGCGCGCACGGGCGCCAGGCCGTCACGTACCTGCACCCGCTGCTGGAGAAGTCGCTCGCCAAGACCAAGGGCGTGCCGCTGTTCCAGGAGCAGCTCATGCAGATGGCGATCGACGTCGCCGACTTCACGCCCGCGGAAGCCGACCAGCTGCGGCGCGCGATGGGGTCGAAGCGCTCGACGGAACGCATGGAGGCGCTCAAGGGGCGGCTCATGTCCGGCATGGCCACGCACGGCATCGGGCCGGACGTGGGGGAGCAGATCTACGAGAAGCTGCGCGCGTTCGCCGACTTCGGCTTCCCCGAGTCGCACGCGTACTCGTTCGCGTTCCTCGTCTACGCGAGCGCGTGGCTGAAGGTCTACCACCCGGCCGCCTTCTACGCGGGCCTGCTCGCGGCGCAGCCGATGGGCTTCTACTCGCCGCAGAGCCTCGCCGCCGACGCGCGCCGGCACGGCATCGAGATCCTGCGCCCCGACGTGCAGGCGTCCGACGTGCAGGCGTGCGTCGAGCGCACCGGCCCGACGCCGCCCGGGGGAGAGCCGCTGCTCGTGCCCGCCCCCAGCGGGACGGGGCCGGCGGTGGCGGTCGGTGTGCGGACCGGCACCGACGCGCCCGTCCCGCGCTCGCTCGCCGTCCGGCTCGGGCTCGCCTCGGTGCGGTCGGTGGGGGAGGACGTCGCGCAGCGGCTCGTCGACGAGCGTCGCGCGCACGGCCCGTTCGCCGACCTGCGCGACCTCGTGCGCCGCGTGCGGCTCAGCACCGCCCAGCTCGAGGCGCTCGCGACCGCGGGCGCGCTCGACAGCCTCGGCGGGACACGGCGCGAGGCGCTGTGGGCCGCCGGCGCGCTCGCGCAGGAAGGGCCCGACACCCTGCCCGGGGTCAGCGTCGGGGTGGCCGCCCCGATGCTGCCCGGCCTGAGCGACGTCGAGGCCGCGACCGCCGACGTGTGGGCCACGGGCGTGTCCGTCGACTCCTACCCCACGCAGTTCGTCCGCGAGGGACTCGACGCCGCCGGCGTCCTGCGCGTCGTCGACGCGTACAGCCACGAGACCGGCCGCCGGGTCGCCGTCGCGGGAGTCGTCACGCACCGCCAGCGGCCCGGCACCGCGGGCGGGGTGACGTTCCTGTCGCTCGAGGACGAGACGGGGCTGCTCAACATCGTGTGCTCCGCGGGTCTGTGGCAACGGTTCCGGCGCGTCGCCCGCACGTCCCGCGCGCTCGTGGTGCGTGGCCGGCTCGAACGTTCCGACGGCGCGACGAACCTCGTCGCCGAGCACCTGGGCGTCCTGTCCCTCAAGGTCCGCACGACGTCCCGCGACTTCCGCTGA
- a CDS encoding DNA polymerase Y family protein — protein MSTRTTVLWVPDWPVVAATAADEVPAHLPAAVHDGQRITAVSALARVEGVRRGMRRRQAQGCCPELVLLPADDARDVRLFEPVAAAAETVVAGVEVVRAGLLLLPAGGAARYHGSEDVLAERLVDAVAARAGHECAVGTADGLLAAVVAARTGALVPPGGSRAFLAGRGAAELVHAAVTEDAVRAVGELVDLLHRLGLRTLGQLAALPPADVHARFGRLGAWAQTLARGDDERPPARRRPEADLEVAAELDPPVERVDTATFAGRRLAEDLHAQLVHRSVTCGRLQIAARTDDGTDLVRTWRTDLGGFGGLTPQRITDRIRWQLESWLSSTAVATARGRAQDAPDQVRAHRARVARARARDDGTQDPWAFDDLPLDPWPDEDVRAVTLVRLVVTALDVAPAGAEQGRLWGGPSGGDLRAHRALDRVQGIVGGQGVLTATLQGGRGVRDQVHLRPWGEQPQPPRATDLPWAGRLPDPAPATVLVRPVAVDVRDAAGRPVVLDVRVGMRGEPATVRWPEVDLEGPDPRAARSNGRGDGRGDGLGDGRAGAGRPDPHAARAAARTGRAPRTDTLFDVAPARADAPLGTWTAPSRAGGTAGTRERTVVGWAGPWLLSERWWVTGRTGAQAGVRGHLQVTFDDGDAVLLAGGADGWTCEATYD, from the coding sequence GTGAGCACGCGCACCACCGTCCTGTGGGTCCCGGACTGGCCGGTCGTCGCCGCGACGGCCGCCGACGAGGTCCCCGCCCACCTGCCCGCCGCCGTGCACGACGGCCAGCGGATCACCGCGGTCTCGGCGCTGGCGCGGGTCGAGGGGGTGCGCCGCGGGATGCGGCGTCGGCAGGCGCAGGGATGCTGCCCCGAGCTCGTGCTGCTGCCCGCGGACGACGCGCGCGACGTCCGGCTGTTCGAGCCCGTCGCCGCGGCGGCGGAGACGGTCGTCGCGGGCGTCGAGGTGGTCCGCGCCGGGCTCCTGCTGCTGCCGGCGGGCGGGGCCGCGCGGTACCACGGGTCGGAGGACGTGCTCGCGGAGCGCCTGGTCGACGCCGTCGCCGCGCGCGCCGGGCACGAGTGCGCGGTCGGCACCGCCGACGGCCTGCTCGCCGCCGTGGTGGCGGCCCGCACCGGCGCGCTCGTGCCGCCCGGCGGGTCGCGCGCGTTCCTTGCCGGGCGCGGCGCGGCCGAGCTCGTGCACGCCGCCGTGACGGAGGACGCGGTGCGGGCCGTCGGCGAGCTCGTCGACCTGCTGCACCGCCTCGGCCTGCGCACCCTCGGCCAGCTCGCCGCGCTGCCGCCCGCCGACGTGCACGCGCGGTTCGGCCGTCTCGGCGCGTGGGCGCAGACGCTCGCGCGCGGCGACGACGAGCGCCCGCCGGCGCGCCGCCGCCCCGAGGCGGACCTCGAGGTCGCGGCCGAGCTCGACCCGCCCGTCGAGCGGGTCGACACCGCGACGTTCGCCGGCCGCCGGCTCGCGGAGGACCTGCACGCCCAGCTCGTGCACCGGTCCGTGACGTGCGGCCGGCTGCAGATCGCAGCCCGCACCGACGACGGCACCGACCTCGTGCGGACGTGGCGCACCGACCTCGGCGGGTTCGGCGGCCTCACCCCGCAGCGCATCACCGACCGGATCCGCTGGCAGCTCGAGAGCTGGCTGTCCTCCACGGCCGTCGCCACCGCGCGGGGCCGCGCGCAGGACGCTCCCGACCAGGTGCGTGCGCACCGTGCCCGGGTCGCGCGCGCCCGCGCACGCGACGACGGCACGCAGGACCCGTGGGCGTTCGACGACCTGCCCCTGGACCCCTGGCCCGACGAGGACGTCCGTGCGGTCACGCTCGTGCGGCTCGTCGTCACCGCGCTCGACGTCGCCCCGGCGGGTGCCGAGCAGGGGCGGCTGTGGGGCGGCCCGTCGGGCGGCGACCTGCGCGCGCACCGTGCGCTCGACCGGGTGCAGGGCATCGTCGGCGGTCAGGGGGTCCTCACCGCGACCCTGCAGGGCGGCCGGGGCGTGCGGGACCAGGTGCACCTGCGCCCGTGGGGTGAGCAGCCGCAGCCGCCGCGCGCGACCGACCTGCCCTGGGCGGGACGCCTGCCCGACCCGGCGCCCGCGACCGTCCTCGTGCGGCCCGTGGCGGTCGACGTGCGCGACGCGGCCGGGCGGCCCGTCGTCCTGGACGTGCGCGTGGGGATGCGCGGCGAGCCGGCGACGGTCCGGTGGCCGGAGGTGGACCTCGAAGGGCCCGACCCCCGCGCCGCCCGGAGCAACGGTCGGGGCGACGGTCGGGGCGACGGCCTGGGTGACGGCCGCGCCGGTGCGGGCCGTCCTGACCCGCACGCCGCACGTGCCGCGGCCCGCACCGGTCGCGCCCCGCGCACCGACACCCTGTTCGACGTGGCTCCCGCGCGCGCGGACGCGCCTCTCGGGACGTGGACGGCCCCGTCGCGCGCCGGCGGGACGGCCGGGACGCGCGAGCGCACGGTCGTCGGCTGGGCGGGGCCGTGGCTGCTGTCCGAACGGTGGTGGGTCACGGGGCGCACGGGCGCGCAGGCCGGCGTGCGCGGGCACCTGCAGGTGACGTTCGACGACGGCGACGCGGTGCTGCTCGCCGGCGGCGCGGACGGCTGGACGTGCGAGGCGACGTATGACTGA
- a CDS encoding peptidoglycan-binding domain-containing protein, whose amino-acid sequence MRTSTGLRALVVAAVAALVAACGQDTPSALERARADVSAKERALQDAEAASQEANATFCASAAGYVDALDRYGDLLVSTAPTVGDVATAGDDLRQPRADVADDADAAQDAHAAVLDAQAALAQAQAALTELEASATASGAPVEPAEPPEVTATPLAPADAVERVRQADAELTAVQQQIDDDTPLREASERFNAAAVALEAAWLQLYAATGCLTDAEQAAAHDVVAARTSTLQESLSATGHYTGTIDGIYGPATVAAVESLQSAHGLPVTGTVDRATDAALRSELAAQGDAAASSAVASTAALQQTLHLFGYWDGPVDGQWSDALTQALVTFQTDLGVPATGAVDAATVAAVQAAVAASLAANTPSAPEVSATS is encoded by the coding sequence GTGAGGACGTCGACAGGGCTGCGCGCCCTCGTGGTCGCAGCCGTCGCCGCACTGGTCGCCGCGTGCGGACAGGACACGCCGTCGGCCCTCGAGAGGGCACGCGCCGACGTGAGCGCGAAGGAGCGCGCGTTGCAGGACGCCGAGGCGGCCTCGCAGGAGGCGAACGCGACGTTCTGCGCCAGTGCCGCCGGCTACGTCGACGCGCTCGACCGCTACGGCGACCTGCTCGTCTCGACAGCCCCGACGGTCGGGGACGTCGCCACCGCCGGTGACGACCTGCGCCAACCGCGCGCCGACGTGGCCGACGACGCCGACGCCGCGCAGGACGCGCACGCAGCCGTCCTCGACGCACAGGCCGCGCTGGCACAGGCGCAGGCGGCCCTGACCGAGCTGGAGGCATCCGCGACCGCGTCGGGTGCGCCGGTCGAGCCCGCCGAGCCGCCCGAGGTGACGGCAACCCCGCTCGCACCTGCGGACGCCGTCGAGCGGGTCCGGCAGGCAGACGCCGAGCTCACGGCCGTGCAGCAGCAGATCGACGACGACACGCCCCTGCGCGAGGCCTCCGAGCGGTTCAACGCCGCCGCGGTCGCACTCGAGGCGGCGTGGCTGCAGCTGTACGCGGCCACCGGCTGCCTGACCGACGCCGAGCAGGCCGCCGCGCACGACGTCGTCGCCGCGCGCACCTCGACGCTCCAGGAGTCGCTGTCCGCGACCGGCCACTACACGGGCACGATCGACGGCATCTACGGCCCCGCGACCGTCGCCGCGGTCGAGAGCCTGCAGTCGGCCCACGGGTTGCCCGTCACGGGCACGGTCGACCGCGCGACCGACGCCGCGCTGCGGTCAGAGCTGGCCGCACAGGGCGACGCCGCCGCGTCCTCGGCGGTCGCGTCGACGGCGGCGCTCCAGCAGACCCTCCACCTGTTCGGCTACTGGGACGGGCCCGTGGACGGCCAGTGGTCCGACGCCCTCACGCAGGCGCTCGTCACGTTCCAGACCGACCTCGGGGTGCCGGCCACCGGCGCGGTGGACGCAGCGACCGTCGCCGCCGTCCAGGCAGCGGTCGCTGCGTCCCTCGCCGCCAACACGCCATCCGCACCCGAGGTGAGCGCGACATCCTGA
- a CDS encoding YbhB/YbcL family Raf kinase inhibitor-like protein, whose translation MTSLTRPVAPDPYALLPAVPSFDLRSDDFAHGDRLPDVHTNTPAGANVSPHLAWSGFPAHTRSFLVTCFDPDAPGPAGWWHWTLVDVPASTTELPSGAGTAGGTGLPTGAFAVRGDDGQASYVGAAPPPGDQVHRYFFVVHALDTDSLGVGPDAMPGAVSTAAVFHTLARAVLVGTYQR comes from the coding sequence ATGACCTCGCTGACCCGCCCCGTCGCCCCCGACCCGTACGCGCTCCTGCCCGCCGTGCCGTCGTTCGACCTGCGCAGCGACGACTTCGCGCACGGCGACCGCCTGCCCGACGTGCACACGAACACCCCCGCGGGCGCGAACGTCTCCCCGCACCTCGCGTGGTCGGGCTTCCCCGCGCACACGCGCTCGTTCCTCGTCACGTGCTTCGACCCGGACGCGCCCGGCCCGGCGGGCTGGTGGCACTGGACCCTCGTCGACGTCCCTGCCAGCACGACGGAGCTCCCGTCGGGCGCGGGCACCGCGGGTGGCACCGGCCTGCCCACGGGCGCGTTCGCGGTCCGCGGCGACGACGGTCAGGCCTCCTACGTCGGCGCCGCTCCCCCGCCGGGTGACCAGGTGCACCGGTACTTCTTCGTCGTCCACGCGCTCGACACGGACTCCCTCGGCGTCGGCCCGGACGCGATGCCCGGCGCCGTGAGCACCGCCGCGGTGTTCCACACGCTCGCCCGCGCGGTGCTCGTCGGGACGTACCAGCGGTGA